The Argiope bruennichi chromosome 5, qqArgBrue1.1, whole genome shotgun sequence genome segment GCGTGAGCATTACGGATAAACCAACAATtcctgtgaaaattaaaaaaacagaggaTATGGAACTACAAGTCGGATTTTATAAAAACTCAGAGCAGTTGTTTGGATCTTTTAAACACCTTGCTTTTAATCATTTAGCGAACAATAAGATCAAAATTCATATACCAGAAAATTCAACTCTGACTTTACAAGAAGGATTAAGAGATCTTTTAGGTTTCAAAGAATCCACATTAAATGGCGGAACTCATATATCTGACTATCAATTGGAGTTAGATGGAGGAATCACCGAAATTTATGTCTATAGTGATATCATAGAATCGCACTTTGTAGGGGATACAATTGCTCCTTTACTCCGTATTATTCCTGTTATGTCGAAAAAAGAAGaccaaatagtaataaattatcaaagacCGCTGTATTTTCCTTTGCGCAAAAATTATATCGATTGCATAGAAATCGAATTGAGAAGTAGCTCTGGAGATGGTATAATTTTTACCAGTGGGAAATCACTCTTGGTTCTCTCCTTCCGTCGCAGAACACTATAAAACTATTACTTATTTTgtgatgaatcattttaaatccgATCGTGAAAGAGAATGCATTTGGATCAAAAAGCTTGTGAAGATTATTACTGCTCGCAAGTGCAGGCTGGCGGTGGACCATATTTTCAGGGTGTTGGCCACCAAAGAGGATatggaatgttttcaaatttatttcgatttatttctccCATAGCACTGAAAGCTGGAAAGTATTTAGGAAAACACCTTCTAAGCGCAGGTTCAAAAGTAATGTCAGATGTTGCTTCAGGTTCATCTCTTAAAGACTCGGCAAGATCGCGATTTCGCGaaacatcaaaacaaataaaagacgacattattcataaaattcagagCGGTTCgggtataaaaagaaagaaattccagAAGAAAAATCATTCGCAACGTGTCAAGCGGAGccgaaagaaattaaagaaagcagACATATTTTCATAATGGATTCCCGAGCGTGTGCTTGCTTGCAGAGTGAATTAGACCTTTTTAACGTGAATCCTGTACAATTATCAACAGAAGACAGCTCATTCACTGAGATTTTTCCTGTTGCATCTCTGAATGAAAAGACGCCAATTGAATTTTACGTAAGCGGAAGTGGTGAACATTATCTGGACTTATCCCATACACTTTTGCATCtacaagtgaaaattaaaaagagaaatggaGCAGTAATTGGAACGCCTGATCAAGTGGCTCCTATCAATTATCTCCTTAATACGATATTTTCTGAATGTTCAGTTACATTAAATGACAAGCAGGTTTCTTCGCAAGCTAACTACGCATATAGATGTATTTTCGATGCTTTGCTTTCACCTCGAGCTGTTCAAGAATCAATGCTAACATCGGGTCTTTTCTACAAAGACGCTGCTTCTAAGCATGAATCAGTAGAACTAGCTAATGTTGGTGATAATGCAAATTCCGGTTACCAAACTAGATATAACATCTGCAAAGATAGTAAACTTATAGATATGATAGGTCCATTACATTTCGATCTAGGCAATCAGAGCAAATGTCTTATAAATTCGGTGAATCTTCGGatcaaattagaaagaaataaggATTCTTTTGCTCTGATGTCAGCCACGCAAGATTTTAAAGTAGTTATATATCATGCATcattatttgttaggaaaatTAAAGTCGCTCCCTCAGTCGTGATTGCCCATGAATTAGCTTTAAGCAAGGGAGTTATAAAAATGCCTATTCGCAGAACAGAAGTGAAATCATTCGCACTTTCTTCAGGAATGCAATCAATAACTATCCCTAATGCGTTCATTGGACAATTACCGACACGACTTATAATGGGTATGGTATCTAATGCTGCATTTAAtggggatttttcaaaaaatccattCAATTTCAAGCATTATGATTTATCATATCTTTGTATATTAGATGGCAATCGTATGATTCCGTCAAAGCCCtttcaaccaaaatttgataattctaacaGTTACAGCAGATGTTATATGAGTCTATTTACTGATTTGGGTAGATATCATAAAGATCAAGACATTAATATAAGTTACACTGAATATAAAGATGGGTATACGCTGTTCGCTGTAGATTTGACGCCCGATCTCAACGCGGACGGAATGCATGAAAGTATTTCACGCAATGGTAATTTaactattgatataaaattcagcAAAGCATTATCTGAAActgtaaatttaatagttttttcagaGTATCGAAATACTATAGAAATCGACAAAAGTCGcagtattttttcagatttttgaaaatggataGCACAACTTTGTGCAGACTTGCATGCAGCGACTTCCGTCTACGTTCTAAATTTGGAGGTGTATACGCTTCAGATGAATTGCCTAAGACAATAGATagttattcatgttttattgtaaatttagatCCTAAAACAAAACCGGGAAGTCATTGGGTTGCAATAGCATTTCGGAATaataaatgttactatttttGTAGTTACGCTTCTGTGccgaataacaaatatattttaaagttcatagaAAATAACGCTGCAAATTTTGCTTGGAACAAATGTAGATATCAAAGCTTAGTGTCGTATACTTGTGGTCATTTTTGCCTTCATTTCTTGTACAATTTTGTGAGAAAGCAAACTTTGTCACCTCtagattctaataaaattgaaaataacgagaagtttattaaaaaatttgtagctAGCAAATTTCGTTTACAAAATTGCTGCTTTTCTccatattcaaatcaaatttgtgaaGCTCGTGATTTCAGAAATAGATGTCTTTAGACATGTTTCaacagaatataattatatatgctcTCTCTATAAGCtctctatataaatttaacatatttttttggagGTCACTTTTCATACAGAGCATATAAAAGAGATACACTAACTGGGGAATTCTCATTGTGCTTCAACTGATTCAGCAGAAACGATGACTTCCGAACTGAGATATGGCTTTATGTACTTGAAGCGTACTGGATCAGCTTATATGATTCATTGCTTCACCGATTCCCTTTACGAAAATATGATATCCTGTGTTCAAGCTGCGAACTCCTATCAAATGGATACAGTTGATTCAGACTGCAGATTGAAGATTGCCTATTTCAAGGTTCTCAACAATAATGATATTGTCAGAGAACTCCATAACGGTTCTGCTATGAATTATCGACAGACATTTGATTGTAAAACGTAATACAAAGCGAACTTCGGCGAATCAATTACTCATGATTCAAAGATCTGCAATGGAATTGTGGAcaacttcaaagaaaataaatgtaaatactaAACTATACAGCTAAGATACTGAGAATAGCTCAGCATTGTAAActctatataaaattgtaatactaAGCAGCACTAACTGTCATTTAATGTAACATCATCAATGAATCGATGTTCTACATGCATAAGCAACACGAAGAAACTGATTGTACCACTcgatgtaatattttaacaatccctgaataaaaatataatttaactgtaTAATTGCGTCTGTCTTATTTTGCTTCGCTACATCaatatgttttttgtaatatCCTATATCACCGTAAAATTACGTTGTTTTATTCTCAAGGTGGTGAAAGTGGGTTAAGGTAGGAAAATGcacataaagttattttaaaattactttaaggtCACCAGTTCAGGGAGAACAAGGCGTTCCTGGGAAATTCTAcagataataaacaattattccaTTGCCACTTACATAAACAGGGGTATAAATATAAGCTACATCAGCCTTTGTACATATACTACCGATCTTGTTGAAGACTTCATCTTCATCTCTGTCTCCGTCTTCCTCAGAGTGCGTGTATCTAAGTACTACTCAGCTATCATGGACAGTCACAAAGCGAGCGTCAGTAAGTGAttgcattttcatattctttttagatTGCTAAGCAtgtgtaacataattttttaaaaataaagttaagtttTCACACTTCCTAATAGGCTTAACTGATAGCGATTCAGACGGCGAGCAGTTATTTCCCCTTCCTTCCAAGGAAAAGCATACAAGCGgtaaattagatttgattttataAGTCAATTTagactttagatttttaaattcccaaagAAAAAACATGAcggtaaaatgtaaaatcattttacattttgtatctttagatttaatttcaaaatattatccctTTTCTGATagctaaaagaaaatcaaacgatGAGAAAAAAGAGGAGTCCACCAAAAGAGCAAAGAATTTCGAGTATAATTTTTCTGATCCGACAGAAGAGAAAAAGCTCATACCCCCAATAAGCGCTTACCTAGGAAAAGGGATTAACATCAGCATCAAGGAATACAGAAAGTCCTATTATCTTGCTTTCCAAAAGAATGTTGGAGATGAAACAAAGAACAGATTCAACATGAATCTTGACCAATTGGGagctttaaaaaaagctataaatgtGTTTGcagaacatataaagaaaaattgacattcacgagttaaatgaaaattttgtaaaaaaattgaactaacttGACAATTTTCCCTATATTCATCTTCTTAGAATGTCGTTTAATAGAATAGAATCAAGTTTTAGAGGTTATATTTCAGCTTACCGACACTCTCCGATACACTCTGATCCCTACAACTTATATAACGAAATTcgagaaaacattttcttactcTTATTAGAGCAAAACCTACCTTTCCGTCTTTTAATATGCATAagcattgaatttattaaagatactCATCCTGACAATTTACTGCAAAACGCTTACTTCTGTTCATTTGCTGAACGCATAATATCATATAACCAagtaaaaagtaaagttaaaagctgttttcagaaaatattcaattccatTGAAACATATATCCAAAACGGTAGTGGTtgggttattaataaaattaactttttagatgTTAATATCGGACAGTACAGAGAACCGCGGGGAGGTTGCGGTAATATAAAATTACctgactgtttaaaaaaaaaaagaactcttctAAATATACGTTGCGATGATCACAAATGCTTCATATATAGTTGCTTAGCTCATCTCTTTCCtcctgaaaaaaattctaatgctcCAAGCAGTtaccaaaataaactaaaatacttaaaattgaaaaatgtaacctTCCCCATGAAACTCTCTAAcataaagcattttgaaagtaTCAACagcttaaagataaatatttttacttatgacaAAGAAGTTTTCCCCATATATATCAGTAATAAAAAGTTGGGTTcggaaataaatttacttctgtATAAAGAGCAttacttcttaattaaaaatctaaatcgtTTATTAAACTCCAAAAAAGGGATTCATCATTATTGCTCGCGATGCCTGATTGGATTTCAGAGGCGAAATAGTCTTGTAGATCATAAGCGAGTGTGTTGCCAAAATGCCCCCCAAAAACTATCCCCGCCTAAAATAAACACTGTAAAATTTACTAGCATTTACAAAATGTTGTTCCATCCTTTTATTTTGTATGCGGATTTTGAATGCATAACGAAAAATATATCTACTGTTTTACCAAATACATCTCAGAGTTTTTCAGCCAACCTAGAGCATCACGAACCAATCAGTTTCGCATTaatagcaattaatataaaaaatgaaataatatatcacaAATTCTATTGCGGAGAAAATccagtacaaatatttttaaaaacaataaaaaaattagcaaaatctttatttaaaagactATCATGCAATAAACCAATGATCGAGGAAAATATACCAACGGGAAAGCCTAGCACATGTTACATATGCAAGTTAAAATTTGAACCGAGTGATCGCATTGTCAGAGATCATTGCCATGTTTTAGGCATATTTAGAGGTTTCTGTCACaattcatgcaatttaaatttaaaaagaagtaatttcatTCCTGTAGTCATTCACAACCTTAAGGGGTACGATTCCCACTTATTGTTAAAACATATGTCTCCAGAATTCGCGCATCAGATTGATATAATTCCGACGAATAGTCAAAAATTTACTAGTTTCACCCtcgataattacattaaatttattgattcgtACGCATTTCTTGATTCTTCCTTATCTTCTcttgtagaaattttgaaaatttctgaacatCGGTTTgacatttttgattcttttttccaaaataaaacaaatagaaacttactcaaacaaaaaggattttttccttatagctatttttcatcaaaagatattttaaaacaaaagacatTTCCACCTCACGAagccttttttaacattttgacgaattcgaacataacaaaaaaagaatacaaacacgCACTGAGGGTTTACCaagaatttcattgtaaaaattttcaagattaccTTGAATTGTATCAAAATACAGATACAATTCTTTTAGCTGAAGTATTTCAATCGTTTCGACAAACAAGCATGATGCACTATCATTTGGACCCTGCTCATTTCCTAACTATTGCTGATTTAACGTGGCATTCTGGTTTAAAATTCACAGGTCaggaattaaaattgttatcgaATGTAGAAGACTATGTCTTACTTGAGACTCAAATGAGAGGTGGAATTTGCTTTCTCGGTCAAAGATATGCCCAGGCAAATAATCCATATCTTTCTTGTTATAACCCCGATGAACCTACAAATTATATTGTGAATTTAGATGTTAACAATCTTTACGGACATTGCATGTCTGAATATCTACCTGTGGGGGATTTTCGTTGGCTTTCACCTGAAGAAATAGCTGTTTTTGATTTAGCAAATGTATCTCGATACTCAGAAACGGGATATTTATTAGAGGTAGATTTACTATATGATAAATCAGCTCATGATTTCCATGATTTTCCCTTAGCAGCAgaacacttaaatataaataaacaaatgttatcagattatcaaaaaaaaatattgtctgaaaaaaatattccattcaccgagtgtaaaa includes the following:
- the LOC129968702 gene encoding uncharacterized protein LOC129968702 isoform X1, translated to MSFNRIESSFRGYISAYRHSPIHSDPYNLYNEIRENIFLLLLEQNLPFRLLICISIEFIKDTHPDNLLQNAYFCSFAERIISYNQVKSKVKSCFQKIFNSIETYIQNGSGWVINKINFLDVNIGQYREPRGGCGNIKLPDCLKKKRTLLNIRCDDHKCFIYSCLAHLFPPEKNSNAPSSYQNKLKYLKLKNVTFPMKLSNIKHFESINSLKINIFTYDKEVFPIYISNKKLGSEINLLLYKEHYFLIKNLNRLLNSKKGIHHYCSRCLIGFQRRNSLVDHKRVCCQNAPQKLSPPKINTVKFTSIYKMLFHPFILYADFECITKNISTVLPNTSQSFSANLEHHEPISFALIAINIKNEIIYHKFYCGENPVQIFLKTIKKLAKSLFKRLSCNKPMIEENIPTGKPSTCYICKLKFEPSDRIVRDHCHVLGIFRGFCHNSCNLNLKRSNFIPVVIHNLKGYDSHLLLKHMSPEFAHQIDIIPTNSQKFTSFTLDNYIKFIDSYAFLDSSLSSLVEILKISEHRFDIFDSFFQNKTNRNLLKQKGFFPYSYFSSKDILKQKTFPPHEAFFNILTNSNITKKEYKHALRVYQEFHCKNFQDYLELYQNTDTILLAEVFQSFRQTSMMHYHLDPAHFLTIADLTWHSGLKFTGQELKLLSNVEDYVLLETQMRGGICFLGQRYAQANNPYLSCYNPDEPTNYIVNLDVNNLYGHCMSEYLPVGDFRWLSPEEIAVFDLANVSRYSETGYLLEVDLLYDKSAHDFHDFPLAAEHLNINKQMLSDYQKKILSEKNIPFTECKKLTPNFYPKKRYILHYRNLKYYLKHGMSLKKIYRILAFSQSDWLRSYINFNNEKRQQAKSEFEKSFFKKMNNAFFGKTCQNVRKRINLKTALTPAECRKHLASPLLEYFESINEDFAVFKMKKINLVLDKPIYVGFCVLELAKLHMYTLYYSKFKKYYKENCKLLYTDTDSLFMQIFTNNVYKDFKNEFFDIMDLSNYPSSSEFFNSENQNKLGFLKDETKSKPISEFIGLRCKMYSYKCENTETKKAKGVKQSCLRNITHEHFKTSLLNETIHRHEQYSIQSKSHILSTTISNKISLSPFYDKIFLNEDGVTGKCFGHYSLLEE